One genomic window of Leptotrichia shahii includes the following:
- a CDS encoding EndoU domain-containing protein gives MNKNRLTKILLLIVIVLFGLGKMYFERNSNKTRNNFSKGFVAQNKESNKSAKWENKKNNNKKNSNEKQYQNDKKYKIDYEHVIGGDENSQGKVTGGHSLLRGDVRIVKKIGSPAKNGVYRASIEVKKKDGTWQAKTSNGGVNTMFPENWDEARIIDEINSAWENRKDLKGRDSNMWQGISKSGVLIRGYKSPRITAYPVYENR, from the coding sequence ATGAATAAAAATAGATTAACAAAAATATTGCTGCTGATTGTTATTGTTCTATTTGGACTTGGAAAAATGTATTTTGAAAGAAATAGTAATAAAACGAGAAATAATTTTTCAAAAGGATTTGTTGCACAAAATAAAGAAAGTAATAAATCTGCTAAATGGGAAAACAAAAAAAATAACAATAAGAAAAATAGCAATGAAAAACAATATCAAAATGATAAAAAATATAAAATTGATTATGAACATGTAATTGGCGGGGATGAAAATTCGCAAGGAAAAGTTACGGGAGGACATTCGCTTTTACGTGGAGATGTCAGAATTGTAAAAAAGATTGGAAGTCCAGCTAAAAATGGAGTATATCGGGCAAGCATTGAAGTAAAGAAAAAAGATGGAACTTGGCAGGCAAAAACTTCTAATGGCGGTGTAAATACGATGTTTCCAGAAAATTGGGACGAAGCCAGAATTATTGATGAAATAAATTCAGCCTGGGAAAATAGAAAAGATTTAAAGGGCAGAGATAGTAATATGTGGCAGGGAATCAGCAAAAGCGGAGTTTTAATTCGTGGTTACAAAAGTCCAAGAATAACAGCCTATCCAGTTTATGAAAATCGTTAA
- the trpS gene encoding tryptophan--tRNA ligase has product MRSLSGIQPSGILHIGNYFGAIKQFVELQNDYEGFYFLANYHALTSSPKGEDLKSNTINVILDYLALGLNPKKSTLFLQSDVPEHAELSWILSNISPMGLLERAHSYKDKVAKGIKPNVGLFTYPILMAADILMYSPDIVPVGKDQKQHLEMTRDIATKFNETYNKEIFKLPKEKIVENVATVPGTDGDKMSKSYGNVINMFGSKKALKKQIMSIVTDSTPLEEPKDPDNNITKLYALFATETEVEALKEKFKAGNFGYGHAKNELFDKFMDYFVPFQKKREELENNMDYVYEILHEGAIKARNIATAKMDEVRDAVGLLKKNY; this is encoded by the coding sequence ATGAGAAGTTTATCTGGTATTCAGCCCAGTGGGATTTTACATATTGGAAACTATTTTGGAGCAATCAAGCAATTCGTAGAACTGCAAAATGATTATGAAGGCTTTTATTTTTTGGCAAATTATCATGCCCTGACATCTTCGCCAAAAGGAGAAGATTTAAAATCTAATACAATAAACGTGATTCTGGATTATTTAGCTTTGGGGCTAAATCCTAAAAAATCAACATTATTTTTGCAGTCAGACGTACCTGAACATGCAGAATTATCTTGGATTTTATCAAATATTTCTCCAATGGGGCTATTGGAAAGAGCTCATTCATATAAAGATAAGGTTGCAAAAGGAATTAAGCCAAATGTGGGACTGTTTACTTATCCGATACTTATGGCAGCTGATATTTTAATGTATTCTCCAGATATTGTGCCTGTTGGAAAAGATCAGAAGCAGCATTTGGAAATGACTCGTGATATTGCAACTAAATTCAATGAAACTTATAACAAAGAAATCTTCAAATTACCAAAAGAAAAAATTGTTGAAAATGTGGCAACTGTGCCAGGAACAGATGGTGACAAGATGAGTAAATCTTATGGAAATGTAATAAATATGTTTGGTTCAAAAAAAGCATTGAAAAAACAGATTATGAGTATTGTAACAGATTCAACACCTTTAGAAGAACCAAAAGATCCTGACAACAACATCACAAAATTATATGCTCTTTTTGCAACAGAAACAGAAGTAGAAGCATTGAAAGAAAAATTTAAAGCAGGAAATTTTGGATACGGACATGCCAAAAATGAATTATTTGATAAATTTATGGATTATTTCGTACCATTCCAGAAAAAACGTGAAGAGCTAGAAAATAATATGGATTATGTTTATGAAATTTTACATGAAGGTGCAATTAAAGCTAGAAATATTGCTACTGCCAAGATGGATGAAGTTAGAGATGCAGTTGGACTTTTGAAGAAAAATTATTAA
- a CDS encoding type II toxin-antitoxin system RelE/ParE family toxin: MSKFIVEFFEKGNGTCPVKEFIVSQDLKMKTRLVRMIKLLELEGNNVREPYSKSLGDGIYEIRVQQGSNIARILYFFVISRKIILTNGFIKKSQKTSKLEINKAKKFRFEYFKRSDKYE; encoded by the coding sequence ATGAGTAAATTTATTGTAGAATTTTTTGAAAAAGGAAATGGAACTTGTCCAGTAAAAGAATTTATTGTTTCACAAGATTTAAAAATGAAGACAAGGCTAGTTCGTATGATAAAGTTATTAGAATTAGAAGGTAACAATGTCAGAGAACCGTACTCTAAATCTCTAGGAGATGGAATTTATGAAATAAGGGTACAACAAGGGAGTAATATAGCAAGAATTCTATATTTTTTTGTAATAAGTAGAAAGATTATTTTAACCAATGGATTTATAAAAAAATCTCAAAAAACATCTAAACTAGAGATAAATAAAGCTAAAAAGTTTCGGTTTGAATATTTTAAAAGGAGTGACAAATATGAGTAA
- a CDS encoding helix-turn-helix domain-containing protein: MSKYFKDFLNEQLKDEEFRKEYESLEAEFQIIKEIIEARKDKNITQKELSDLTGITQGDISKIENGNANPSLKTLKKLAAAFGKKLVISFE, encoded by the coding sequence ATGAGTAAATATTTTAAAGATTTTTTAAACGAGCAATTAAAAGATGAAGAGTTTAGAAAAGAATACGAAAGTCTTGAAGCAGAATTTCAAATTATAAAAGAAATTATTGAAGCAAGAAAAGATAAAAATATCACACAAAAGGAATTGTCAGACTTAACTGGGATAACGCAAGGAGATATAAGCAAAATAGAAAACGGAAATGCCAATCCTTCACTAAAAACATTAAAAAAATTGGCTGCTGCATTTGGTAAAAAATTAGTAATTTCATTTGAATAA
- a CDS encoding DUF4431 domain-containing protein, with product MKKLIILSILLTTLSYGLNNKSNNDKKSEKNSVKKVRTSEQEVKEMVELWNKASSNGDFTVLENMLADKVEYYQQTVTKDYYIKDQKKFFEKNPIYGQVIKGNINIQQISDTQYKAEFVKEVTTKKGTKDYPSYLVFKKIGNEWKLILESDMVSDANIEKSKKQKTENPNKSTYYYTNNQTLIGIFDIKKIFVEDGAANENGKTIYPYFLFLSSPIKVVPSVANDSENVVETGVTELHLVLDENLINYLKSNQAYGKKVKMTGELFHSQTIHHQSAVLMDVKDIEILN from the coding sequence ATGAAAAAATTAATTATATTATCAATATTATTGACAACTCTTTCATACGGTTTAAATAATAAAAGTAATAATGATAAAAAATCAGAAAAAAATTCTGTGAAAAAAGTAAGGACTTCAGAACAAGAAGTAAAAGAAATGGTTGAATTATGGAATAAGGCTTCAAGTAATGGAGATTTTACAGTTTTGGAAAATATGCTTGCAGATAAAGTTGAATATTATCAGCAAACAGTTACAAAGGATTACTATATTAAAGACCAAAAGAAATTTTTTGAAAAGAATCCTATTTACGGGCAAGTGATTAAAGGGAATATTAATATTCAGCAAATTTCAGATACACAATATAAAGCAGAATTTGTAAAAGAAGTTACAACTAAAAAAGGAACGAAAGACTATCCATCTTATTTAGTTTTCAAAAAAATAGGAAATGAATGGAAACTAATTTTAGAAAGTGATATGGTTTCTGATGCAAATATTGAGAAATCAAAAAAACAAAAAACAGAAAATCCTAATAAATCAACATATTATTATACAAATAACCAGACTTTAATTGGAATATTTGACATAAAAAAAATATTTGTAGAAGATGGAGCAGCAAATGAAAATGGGAAAACTATTTATCCATATTTTTTATTTTTAAGTTCACCAATAAAAGTAGTTCCTTCAGTTGCAAATGATTCTGAGAATGTAGTTGAAACAGGAGTAACTGAATTACATTTAGTTCTTGATGAAAATCTGATTAACTATTTAAAATCAAATCAAGCATATGGTAAAAAAGTTAAAATGACAGGAGAGTTATTTCATTCGCAGACTATACATCATCAATCTGCTGTTTTAATGGATGTTAAAGATATAGAAATATTAAATTAA
- the trmD gene encoding tRNA (guanosine(37)-N1)-methyltransferase TrmD: MKFSVLTLFPELFEQYLSQTILKRASDKDIINFNIVNIRDYARNKHSQMDDIPFGGGAGMVLKPEAYWNFFYENYEFYNNGNSKKPYVIFLSPQGKQLTHNKVTELSEKEEIVLISGRYEGLDQRVIDKFVDEEISIGDYVLSSGDLPSLVIMDSVIRIKEGVIKKESFETDSFYNGLLGFPQYTRPVEIDGYIVPEVLRSGNHAKIDEYRQFHSIEKTMKNRMDLFEKKLENIDEDLEFKKVYKKYLKNK, from the coding sequence AAAAAGAGCAAGTGATAAAGATATCATAAATTTTAATATCGTAAATATCAGAGATTATGCCAGAAATAAACACAGCCAGATGGATGATATTCCCTTTGGTGGCGGTGCAGGAATGGTTCTAAAGCCAGAAGCCTACTGGAATTTCTTTTACGAAAATTATGAATTTTACAACAACGGAAATTCAAAAAAACCTTACGTAATTTTTTTATCTCCACAGGGAAAACAATTAACTCACAACAAAGTTACTGAACTTTCTGAAAAAGAGGAAATTGTACTTATTTCTGGACGTTATGAAGGACTTGACCAAAGGGTAATTGATAAATTTGTAGATGAAGAAATTTCCATTGGTGATTATGTGCTAAGTAGCGGAGATTTGCCCTCCCTTGTAATCATGGATTCTGTAATCCGTATAAAAGAAGGCGTAATAAAAAAGGAATCTTTTGAAACTGACTCATTTTATAACGGGCTTTTGGGATTCCCGCAGTATACAAGACCTGTGGAAATTGATGGCTATATTGTTCCAGAAGTATTGCGAAGTGGCAATCATGCTAAAATTGATGAATATAGGCAGTTTCATTCAATTGAGAAAACTATGAAAAATAGAATGGATTTGTTTGAGAAAAAGTTGGAGAATATTGATGAGGATTTGGAATTTAAGAAAGTTTATAAAAAATATTTAAAAAATAAATAA